A stretch of Armatimonadota bacterium DNA encodes these proteins:
- a CDS encoding acyl-CoA dehydrogenase family protein produces MDFSFTEEQQEIFDAVDEICADFKATACEVDEAGEYPWDNIKVMAECDLFGVPVPEEWGGMGMGFLEWGVIGEKLSAACTTTGAVYAAHMLCMYPIMAFGTDEQKDKYLRDLASGKKIGAMGLTEPNVGSDAGSVQTRAEKRGDKYILNGTKIFITNGGDAETYVVVANSAPDRGTRGLTAFILEKGMPGFSFGKDEKKMAYNSLSNRELIFEDCEVPAENVLYKEGRGFRVAMDLLDIGRIGMAVGAVGLAQAAYDCAVQYSLVREQFGKKISEFQAIQFHLADMATDIECARLLAYQAAWMKDQGLPFSKQAAMAKLYGSEAVSRVCSKAVQIHGGHGYTCEYPVERYMREAKLFEIVEGTSEIQRGVIALALLREAISK; encoded by the coding sequence ATGGATTTCAGCTTCACCGAGGAACAGCAGGAGATCTTCGACGCCGTTGACGAGATCTGCGCCGACTTCAAGGCGACCGCTTGTGAGGTCGATGAGGCTGGCGAGTACCCTTGGGACAACATCAAGGTCATGGCCGAGTGTGACCTGTTCGGTGTGCCGGTTCCCGAGGAATGGGGCGGCATGGGCATGGGCTTCCTGGAATGGGGAGTCATCGGCGAGAAGCTGAGCGCTGCCTGCACCACCACCGGGGCCGTCTACGCTGCCCACATGCTGTGCATGTACCCGATCATGGCCTTCGGCACTGACGAGCAGAAGGACAAGTATCTGCGCGACCTGGCCAGCGGCAAGAAGATCGGCGCCATGGGTCTCACTGAGCCCAACGTGGGTTCCGATGCCGGCTCCGTCCAGACGCGTGCCGAAAAGCGCGGCGACAAGTACATTCTCAACGGCACAAAGATTTTCATCACCAATGGCGGGGACGCGGAGACCTACGTGGTCGTAGCCAACAGCGCGCCTGATCGCGGGACCCGTGGTCTGACGGCTTTCATCCTCGAGAAGGGCATGCCCGGTTTCTCCTTCGGCAAGGATGAGAAGAAGATGGCGTACAACTCTCTGTCCAACCGCGAACTGATCTTCGAGGACTGCGAAGTTCCCGCGGAGAACGTGCTGTACAAGGAAGGCCGGGGCTTCCGCGTGGCCATGGATCTGCTGGACATCGGCCGCATCGGTATGGCTGTGGGCGCGGTTGGTCTTGCCCAGGCGGCGTACGATTGCGCCGTGCAGTATTCGCTGGTGCGCGAGCAGTTCGGGAAGAAGATCAGCGAATTCCAGGCCATCCAGTTCCACCTCGCGGACATGGCCACCGACATCGAATGTGCCCGGTTGCTCGCCTACCAGGCCGCATGGATGAAGGATCAGGGCCTCCCCTTCAGCAAGCAGGCCGCGATGGCCAAGCTGTACGGTTCCGAAGCGGTCTCTCGCGTGTGCTCCAAGGCTGTACAGATTCACGGCGGACACGGCTACACCTGCGAATACCCGGTGGAGCGGTACATGCGCGAAGCCAAGCTGTTTGAGATCGTGGAGGGCACGTCCGAGATCCAGCGCGGCGTCATCGCCCTCGCCCTTCTGCGCGAAGCCATCAGCAAGTAA
- a CDS encoding electron transfer flavoprotein subunit beta/FixA family protein, which yields MKIIVSIKQVPDTTEVRINPETGTLMRDGVPSIINPFDENAIEAALQLKEEHGGEVTVITMGPPQAEEALRQAIAMGADNALLLCDRAFAGSDTLATGYALSQAVRKIGDFDLILCGKQAFDGDTAQVPPGLAEQLGIPQVTYAIEIKVDGKKVRVKRLLDDRFEVVEAPMPCLITVVKQINEPRHAGLKGVMKARKVEIPCLTAEDVGADLERCGLSGSPTNVMRVFAPSHDHKAERLEGDVPDVARQLVSRLRDAKVL from the coding sequence ATGAAGATCATCGTCTCGATCAAGCAGGTGCCGGACACCACCGAAGTGCGCATCAACCCGGAAACGGGCACCCTCATGCGCGACGGCGTCCCCAGCATCATCAACCCCTTCGACGAGAATGCCATCGAGGCCGCGCTCCAGCTCAAGGAGGAGCATGGCGGTGAGGTAACCGTCATCACCATGGGGCCGCCGCAGGCCGAGGAAGCCCTGCGTCAGGCAATCGCGATGGGCGCCGACAACGCGCTGCTCTTGTGCGACCGCGCCTTCGCTGGAAGCGACACCCTCGCCACCGGCTATGCCCTCTCCCAGGCCGTACGCAAGATCGGGGATTTCGATTTGATTCTCTGCGGCAAGCAAGCTTTCGACGGAGACACCGCGCAGGTACCGCCCGGCCTTGCCGAACAGCTTGGCATCCCTCAGGTCACCTACGCCATCGAAATCAAGGTGGACGGTAAGAAGGTCCGGGTCAAGCGGCTGCTGGACGACCGGTTCGAGGTGGTGGAGGCGCCGATGCCCTGTTTGATCACGGTGGTCAAGCAGATCAACGAGCCGCGCCATGCGGGGCTCAAGGGTGTCATGAAAGCACGCAAGGTCGAGATCCCGTGTCTCACAGCGGAAGACGTCGGTGCGGACCTTGAGCGCTGCGGTCTGTCGGGTTCGCCCACAAACGTCATGCGGGTGTTCGCCCCCAGCCACGACCACAAGGCCGAGAGGCTGGAGGGCGATGTGCCCGACGTGGCGCGCCAACTGGTGAGCCGGCTGCGGGATGCCAAGGTTCTCTGA
- a CDS encoding 4Fe-4S binding protein yields the protein MSIHIDVDKCVGCKVCISACPYGAIVVEDGKARFTEDCTGCGACASSCKFGAIILEVPKMADVDTSAYKGIWVIAELHDGKLADVSLELLGEASRLAADLGTDVSVAIVGESVEALVPTAAAHGADRAYIVEHEVLSQYRTGPFSDVLTGLINTHKPEIVLFGATPMGRDLASRIAARIGAGLTADCTGLDIDPETKLLRQTRPAFGGNIMATILCKQARPQMSTVRPRVMKKIPPRENAQCEIVRTQVNLNEKAVLTKIIEVIQEEGGSKVNLQDAEIIVSGGRGIKKAENFALIRELADALGGVVGASRATVDAGWIPAYHQVGQTGKTVQPKLYVACGISGAVQHLAGMSSSDTIVAINTDPDAPIFKVAHYGIVGDLFEVIPELVKALKEEFGN from the coding sequence ATGTCTATACACATCGATGTCGATAAGTGCGTCGGCTGCAAGGTCTGCATCAGCGCCTGCCCGTACGGGGCGATCGTGGTTGAGGACGGCAAGGCTCGCTTCACCGAAGATTGCACGGGTTGCGGCGCCTGCGCATCCTCCTGCAAGTTCGGCGCAATCATCCTCGAAGTACCGAAGATGGCCGACGTGGACACCAGCGCCTACAAGGGCATTTGGGTCATCGCCGAACTGCATGACGGCAAGCTGGCCGACGTGTCGCTGGAACTCCTGGGCGAGGCATCCCGCCTTGCAGCAGACCTGGGTACGGATGTGTCTGTCGCGATCGTGGGCGAGTCCGTGGAGGCTCTCGTTCCCACGGCCGCTGCCCATGGAGCCGACCGGGCGTACATCGTGGAGCACGAGGTGCTCTCGCAGTACCGCACCGGGCCCTTCAGCGACGTGCTCACCGGGCTGATCAACACCCACAAGCCCGAAATTGTCCTGTTCGGCGCAACGCCCATGGGCCGGGACCTTGCCAGCCGTATCGCCGCGCGCATCGGAGCGGGCCTCACCGCGGACTGCACCGGGCTGGATATCGACCCGGAGACCAAACTCCTGCGCCAGACCCGCCCGGCGTTCGGCGGCAATATCATGGCGACGATCCTGTGCAAGCAGGCTCGCCCACAGATGTCCACTGTGCGCCCACGCGTCATGAAGAAGATCCCGCCGCGCGAGAACGCCCAATGTGAGATCGTGCGCACCCAAGTGAATCTCAACGAGAAGGCAGTCCTCACCAAGATCATCGAGGTCATTCAGGAAGAGGGCGGCTCGAAGGTGAACCTGCAGGACGCCGAGATCATCGTCTCCGGCGGCCGCGGGATCAAGAAGGCTGAGAACTTCGCGCTGATTCGCGAGCTGGCCGATGCCCTGGGCGGCGTTGTGGGCGCGTCCCGCGCAACGGTGGATGCCGGCTGGATCCCCGCTTATCACCAGGTCGGTCAGACCGGAAAGACCGTCCAGCCCAAGCTCTACGTGGCCTGCGGCATCTCCGGCGCAGTCCAGCACCTCGCGGGCATGTCCTCCTCCGACACCATCGTGGCCATCAACACCGACCCGGACGCGCCGATCTTCAAGGTGGCGCATTACGGGATCGTTGGCGACCTGTTCGAGGTCATTCCGGAACTCGTGAAGGCGCTCAAGGAGGAATTCGGCAACTAG
- the fabD gene encoding ACP S-malonyltransferase has protein sequence MIAYVFPGQGSQFAGMGKQIAGESAIAEEVLRVVDDALGFSLTEIMFGEDADALTPTEIQQPAIFAHSVATFAALRKRHAEGPALVAGHSLGEYSAVVAAGCLELEEAARLVRKRGELMAAAASQVGGAMAAILKMETADVEQLVQDAAGEGVLSVANFNSPGQVVISGEKAAVDAACALAKERGGRSIPLKVSGAFHSPLMAPAAEMLRPELEAVHLSDATVPIVSNVDATARTEADGIRQALIHQVTGSVRWEDSVRTMIAQGVDCFVEVGPGNVLAKLIERIDSNVRVASVGTLAEINAFVESLG, from the coding sequence ATGATCGCTTACGTCTTCCCCGGCCAGGGCTCGCAGTTCGCGGGCATGGGCAAGCAGATCGCGGGCGAATCCGCCATCGCGGAGGAAGTGTTGCGCGTGGTGGATGACGCCCTGGGCTTCTCCCTCACCGAGATCATGTTCGGCGAGGACGCCGACGCGCTCACACCCACCGAGATCCAGCAGCCCGCTATTTTCGCACACAGCGTGGCAACCTTCGCGGCGCTGCGCAAACGGCACGCGGAGGGGCCCGCGCTGGTGGCCGGCCACAGCCTGGGAGAGTACTCGGCAGTGGTCGCGGCAGGGTGTCTGGAGCTTGAGGAGGCAGCGCGCCTGGTGCGTAAGCGGGGCGAGCTGATGGCCGCCGCCGCAAGCCAGGTAGGCGGGGCAATGGCCGCGATCCTGAAGATGGAAACCGCGGACGTCGAGCAACTCGTTCAGGATGCGGCCGGCGAGGGCGTCCTGAGTGTTGCGAATTTCAACAGCCCGGGTCAGGTGGTTATCTCCGGCGAAAAGGCCGCGGTAGACGCCGCCTGTGCGCTGGCCAAGGAGCGCGGGGGACGGAGCATCCCGCTCAAGGTCAGCGGCGCCTTTCACTCCCCGCTCATGGCCCCTGCCGCAGAGATGCTCAGGCCGGAGCTCGAGGCCGTGCACCTGTCCGACGCGACAGTCCCGATAGTCTCCAACGTGGACGCCACGGCGCGCACTGAGGCAGACGGGATTCGCCAGGCGCTGATCCATCAGGTGACGGGGAGCGTGCGGTGGGAGGACTCAGTCCGGACGATGATTGCTCAGGGTGTGGACTGCTTTGTAGAAGTCGGGCCGGGTAATGTGCTGGCGAAGCTGATCGAGCGCATCGACAGCAACGTGCGCGTGGCCAGTGTCGGCACGCTGGCGGAGATCAATGCGTTCGTGGAATCACTGGGCTAA
- the fabG gene encoding 3-oxoacyl-[acyl-carrier-protein] reductase, which produces MDLDGKIAVVTGAGGLIGRAIALTLAGDGADIVVNDLVEETAKETAAMVENLGRKALVTVGSAAKVEDVESMVEQTLDRFGRLDIMINNAGITRDGLLVRMKDEQWDLVLDVNLKSAFLCTRAVARPMMKQKSGRIVNIASVVGVIGNAGQANYSASKGGLIALTKTTAKELASRNILCNAVAPGFIETPMTHQLSEEARSEWLKGIPLGRPGTAQDVADVVAFLCGPRSSYLTGQVISICGGMVM; this is translated from the coding sequence ATGGATCTTGACGGAAAAATCGCAGTCGTAACCGGAGCCGGCGGACTGATCGGCCGCGCAATTGCCCTGACGCTCGCGGGCGATGGAGCGGATATTGTGGTGAATGATCTGGTGGAGGAGACCGCGAAGGAAACCGCCGCGATGGTGGAAAACCTGGGGCGCAAAGCACTGGTCACCGTTGGCAGCGCTGCGAAGGTGGAAGACGTTGAGAGCATGGTGGAGCAGACGCTGGACCGGTTTGGCCGGCTTGACATCATGATCAACAATGCGGGGATTACCCGCGACGGCCTGCTGGTGCGCATGAAGGATGAGCAGTGGGACCTGGTGCTCGACGTCAACCTCAAGAGCGCATTCCTGTGTACCCGTGCGGTTGCCCGGCCGATGATGAAGCAAAAGAGCGGGCGCATCGTGAACATCGCGTCGGTCGTGGGTGTTATCGGGAACGCGGGGCAGGCCAACTACTCCGCTTCGAAGGGCGGCTTGATCGCCTTGACGAAGACCACCGCGAAGGAGCTTGCCAGCCGCAACATCCTGTGTAATGCGGTGGCGCCCGGCTTTATCGAGACCCCGATGACCCACCAGCTCAGTGAGGAGGCCCGCAGCGAATGGCTGAAGGGGATTCCGCTGGGCCGGCCGGGAACGGCCCAGGATGTGGCCGACGTGGTGGCCTTCCTGTGCGGCCCCAGGTCGTCCTACCTGACCGGGCAGGTAATCAGCATCTGCGGTGGAATGGTTATGTAG
- a CDS encoding acyl carrier protein has product MALFEKVKEVIVRELSVPESKVTENASFDGDLSADSLDVVELVMALEDEFDVEIPEEDAEKIQTVGDAVRYLEAKLGGEA; this is encoded by the coding sequence ATGGCACTGTTCGAGAAGGTCAAGGAAGTCATCGTGCGCGAGCTTTCCGTGCCCGAAAGCAAGGTCACCGAGAACGCCTCGTTTGATGGCGACCTGAGCGCCGACTCGCTGGACGTTGTTGAGCTCGTCATGGCTCTCGAGGACGAGTTCGACGTGGAGATTCCGGAAGAAGACGCCGAGAAGATTCAGACCGTGGGCGACGCCGTGCGCTATCTCGAGGCCAAACTTGGCGGCGAGGCATAG
- a CDS encoding class I SAM-dependent methyltransferase → MKGPCQVCGSTDIRDYVKHEEGHYLRCAGCGLVVNADADELAARSVEHYDDEAYFQNYQLRTARKTRSAARRIRIIRRYVPSGRLLDIGCGVGETLIAARDAGFEPVGLDVGKYPVEHCRGLGFEVHRASITRTGLPDDSFDVVTMWDVIEHIPRTSEGLREVRRILKPGGLAAIITPSCEYLRAHLWRQTYRGYRGNWAKTHLVYHHSRTLDRVLRECGLVPVPGAALYATTLPGFLFESARSALRLTKNLFVLARKEAGPAGRENVEE, encoded by the coding sequence GTGAAGGGCCCCTGTCAGGTCTGTGGCTCGACCGACATCCGTGACTACGTGAAGCATGAGGAGGGTCACTACCTGCGCTGCGCCGGCTGCGGGCTGGTCGTAAACGCAGATGCTGACGAGTTGGCGGCCCGGTCCGTCGAGCACTACGACGACGAGGCCTACTTCCAGAACTATCAGCTCCGCACGGCCAGGAAAACCCGCTCCGCGGCTCGTCGGATCAGGATCATCCGCAGGTACGTGCCGTCAGGGCGTCTGCTGGATATCGGCTGTGGTGTCGGAGAGACACTGATCGCCGCCCGCGATGCGGGCTTTGAGCCCGTGGGCCTCGACGTCGGCAAGTACCCGGTCGAGCACTGTCGGGGCCTGGGGTTCGAAGTTCACCGGGCTTCAATCACCCGGACCGGCCTGCCCGACGATAGCTTCGACGTAGTGACCATGTGGGATGTGATCGAGCATATCCCGCGCACCAGCGAGGGGCTGCGGGAAGTTCGGCGGATACTCAAGCCGGGCGGTCTTGCCGCCATCATCACTCCATCGTGCGAGTATCTGCGCGCCCACCTCTGGCGTCAGACGTATCGGGGTTACCGCGGGAACTGGGCAAAGACTCATCTTGTGTACCATCACTCCCGCACGCTGGACCGGGTCCTGCGGGAGTGTGGTCTTGTGCCGGTGCCAGGGGCTGCGCTCTATGCGACTACCCTTCCGGGCTTCCTTTTCGAAAGCGCGCGGTCGGCATTGCGGCTGACCAAGAATCTGTTTGTGTTGGCCCGAAAGGAAGCCGGGCCGGCGGGACGCGAAAACGTTGAGGAATAG
- the fabF gene encoding beta-ketoacyl-ACP synthase II, protein MSHRVVVTGIGCVSSVGHSLEDAWSAALEGRTGIKTISIFDTTDYDVHIGADIPDWDPTQYMDGKEAKRCDRFTQFAIVAADQAIAQAGLKITPENQYDVGVICGCGIGGMWTWEEQYTKLITKGPGRVSPFLVPVMIVDMAAGMISMRTGAKGPNYATVSACASATHAIGNAFETIKHGTARAIITGGTEGAISPTGLGGFCAAKALSTRNDEPATACRPFDKTRDGFVMGEGACIIILEELEFARARGANILAEIVGYGMTADAYNMVAPDPCGEAAARAMLTAIDEAGLSVTDIDYVNAHAPGTPGGDDMEARALQLLYEGKNYSPMVSSTKSVHGHMLGATGAMELALSIKMMQEGIVPLTLNCHEPDDDIWIDVVREEHRSARIDTLMSNSFGFGGHNAVVVARRYEE, encoded by the coding sequence ATGTCCCACCGAGTCGTCGTGACAGGTATCGGTTGTGTGTCGTCGGTTGGGCATTCTCTGGAGGATGCCTGGTCCGCGGCCCTTGAGGGACGCACAGGCATCAAGACCATCTCCATCTTCGACACTACCGACTACGACGTGCACATCGGCGCGGACATTCCAGACTGGGACCCCACCCAGTACATGGATGGCAAGGAAGCCAAGCGCTGCGACCGCTTCACGCAGTTCGCCATTGTGGCTGCCGACCAGGCGATAGCCCAGGCCGGGCTCAAGATCACCCCCGAGAACCAGTATGACGTGGGCGTCATTTGCGGTTGCGGAATCGGCGGCATGTGGACCTGGGAGGAGCAGTACACGAAGCTCATCACCAAAGGTCCGGGCCGAGTATCGCCCTTCCTGGTCCCGGTGATGATCGTGGACATGGCTGCCGGGATGATCTCCATGCGCACGGGCGCCAAGGGCCCGAACTACGCGACTGTGAGCGCCTGCGCCAGTGCAACCCATGCCATTGGGAACGCATTCGAGACCATTAAGCACGGGACTGCGAGAGCCATCATCACCGGCGGCACTGAAGGCGCGATCTCTCCCACCGGACTCGGCGGATTCTGCGCTGCGAAGGCCCTGTCCACCCGCAATGACGAGCCTGCCACAGCGTGCCGTCCCTTCGACAAGACCCGGGACGGTTTCGTCATGGGCGAGGGCGCCTGCATCATCATTCTGGAGGAACTGGAGTTCGCCCGTGCACGGGGAGCCAATATCCTCGCGGAGATCGTTGGCTACGGGATGACCGCGGACGCATACAATATGGTGGCCCCGGATCCATGCGGGGAAGCCGCCGCCAGGGCGATGCTGACCGCCATCGATGAGGCCGGACTGTCCGTCACCGACATCGACTACGTGAACGCCCACGCCCCGGGAACGCCGGGCGGAGATGATATGGAGGCCCGAGCCCTGCAGTTGCTGTATGAGGGCAAGAACTACTCCCCCATGGTCAGCTCGACCAAATCCGTCCATGGGCACATGCTGGGCGCGACGGGTGCGATGGAGCTGGCACTGTCCATCAAGATGATGCAAGAGGGCATTGTGCCCTTGACCCTCAACTGCCACGAGCCGGATGATGACATCTGGATTGATGTTGTCCGGGAGGAGCACCGCTCAGCCCGGATCGACACCCTCATGAGCAATTCCTTCGGCTTCGGTGGGCACAACGCGGTCGTCGTCGCGCGGCGTTACGAGGAATAG
- the rnc gene encoding ribonuclease III produces the protein MASDRPDQGQRADPLHDEARWQAVREKLGLPETVSLQTLAAAFTHTSFAREAGLGPWVANQRLEFLGDAVLDLILVEHLYRAYPTAPEGNLTKMKAYAVRASTLARVARQLGLGDYMLLGKGEEDTGGRGKTSLLEDCMEAVVGAVYLSTDLETTRRFVMTVFEPVLEAMTSSELVYDHKTELQELLQERTKQTPSYVTVDTIGPAHERTFVVEVRFRGMTIGSGEGPSKQAAQQQAAREALDNRDCWLPELPT, from the coding sequence TTGGCTTCAGACCGGCCGGACCAAGGGCAGCGGGCCGACCCGCTGCACGATGAAGCGCGCTGGCAGGCGGTGCGAGAGAAACTCGGCCTGCCCGAAACCGTTTCGCTGCAGACCCTCGCGGCCGCCTTCACGCACACCTCCTTCGCCCGCGAAGCAGGCTTGGGGCCCTGGGTGGCCAACCAGCGCCTGGAGTTCCTGGGTGACGCCGTTCTTGATCTGATCCTGGTCGAACACCTCTACCGCGCCTACCCCACTGCTCCCGAGGGCAATCTCACGAAGATGAAAGCGTACGCGGTTCGCGCCAGCACGCTGGCCCGGGTCGCGCGTCAGCTGGGGCTGGGTGACTACATGCTCCTGGGCAAGGGTGAGGAGGATACCGGCGGCCGCGGCAAGACATCACTTCTGGAGGACTGCATGGAGGCCGTGGTGGGTGCGGTCTATCTGTCCACTGACCTTGAGACTACCCGCAGATTCGTGATGACCGTGTTCGAGCCTGTGCTCGAGGCGATGACCAGCAGCGAGCTGGTCTACGACCACAAGACAGAACTCCAGGAGCTTCTGCAAGAGCGGACGAAGCAGACGCCTTCTTACGTGACCGTGGACACCATCGGGCCGGCCCATGAACGGACCTTCGTGGTGGAGGTTCGCTTCCGTGGAATGACCATTGGATCCGGTGAAGGGCCAAGCAAACAAGCCGCCCAGCAACAGGCGGCCCGGGAGGCTCTCGATAACCGCGACTGCTGGCTGCCCGAGCTTCCGACCTGA
- a CDS encoding carbohydrate binding domain-containing protein, protein MFLAIALFLLVLTSVSCAQVPEGWFPFVIGEIAPDSVANMSGYNNAVAGAKGFIQARGGHFVDEQGNRIRFLATNLTFDSAFPDKDQAPLIARRMAALGINCVRFHHMDNQTKPRGIWDPAFQDRQHIDAEQLDRLDWIIYQLKLNGIYSNINLHVSRKFGAADGFENAETLPGYDKGVDNWQPRMIELQKAYARELLTHRNPYTNTRYVEEPCIAMVELNNENSALQFAMGQEFHLLQEPYKGQLRAMWVDYLKDKYQTTEALRAAWDEGSAPLGEELVRNRDFAQGTKEWVLETRNRQTDVFEIVDDPEVGKAIHARLNSLGVNPWDFQVHQTGHDLKEGQVYTLSFKIRADPPRTVSVGARRDIADWRDHGLTASVQAGNNWTEHSFTFTARDTLPNHSRFSFNCQNSLGSVWLADISLRPGGIRGLGEDQSLEAGNVAFSSRSSTARAWEDWLAFFVKLEQDYTRPFHRMLKDELGLKALVVDTQASYGGIGGVWRESRLDYVDTHSYWQHPSFPGRPWDPGNWSIGNTSMAAAAGRDTLTALARHRVAGLPFTVSEYNHPAPGDYRAECMPMLAAFAGLQDWDGIFEFDYGRTPTQWEDARINGYFQMVTDPAKLAWFPIAANLFRRGDVSAAREEIRLRVPENQIVTLLAKHGNSAGSVWDAAGVPRIASIRHRLAVEFVPDGEVSAPKVSLPQDTASIQSDTGEITWASEPREDIPFRVETERTCAIIGSVAGTTLNLRPGVEIALGDTSNGWAAVGLTSMDGKSLAESGRMLLVLMSRVENQGMVWDEARRTVGRNWGKGPTVAEPVPATLRFADGGLVAYALDGSGTRGRRVEAANGALVLGADCRTVWYELVRE, encoded by the coding sequence ATGTTTCTTGCTATCGCGCTGTTTCTCCTGGTACTGACAAGCGTAAGCTGCGCCCAGGTTCCCGAAGGTTGGTTCCCCTTCGTGATCGGCGAAATCGCCCCGGACAGCGTTGCCAATATGTCAGGCTACAATAACGCGGTGGCAGGCGCAAAGGGTTTCATCCAGGCACGGGGCGGGCACTTCGTGGATGAACAAGGGAACCGCATCCGGTTCCTTGCCACAAACTTGACTTTCGACAGCGCTTTCCCGGACAAAGATCAGGCGCCCCTGATCGCCCGACGAATGGCTGCTCTGGGAATCAACTGCGTGCGCTTCCATCACATGGACAACCAGACGAAACCCCGCGGGATCTGGGATCCGGCGTTCCAGGATCGCCAGCACATAGACGCGGAGCAGCTTGACCGCCTGGACTGGATCATCTACCAGCTCAAGCTCAATGGGATCTACTCCAACATCAACCTCCACGTCTCGCGCAAGTTCGGCGCCGCTGACGGTTTCGAGAACGCCGAGACCCTCCCCGGCTACGACAAGGGGGTGGACAACTGGCAGCCGCGGATGATCGAGCTTCAGAAGGCATATGCCCGCGAACTGCTCACCCACCGGAACCCTTACACGAACACGCGCTACGTGGAAGAGCCTTGCATCGCGATGGTGGAGTTGAACAATGAGAACAGTGCCCTGCAGTTCGCCATGGGGCAGGAGTTTCATCTCTTGCAGGAGCCGTACAAGGGGCAGCTCCGGGCGATGTGGGTGGACTACCTCAAGGACAAGTACCAGACCACCGAAGCCTTGCGCGCTGCCTGGGATGAGGGTTCCGCACCGCTGGGCGAGGAACTGGTACGCAACCGGGACTTCGCCCAGGGCACGAAAGAGTGGGTGCTGGAGACCCGCAACCGCCAGACGGATGTATTCGAGATCGTCGATGACCCCGAGGTTGGCAAGGCCATTCACGCGCGGCTGAACAGCCTCGGCGTGAATCCCTGGGATTTCCAGGTACATCAGACCGGGCATGATCTCAAGGAAGGACAGGTCTACACGCTTTCCTTCAAGATCAGGGCCGACCCGCCGCGCACCGTGAGCGTGGGAGCGCGCCGAGACATAGCCGATTGGCGCGATCACGGCCTGACCGCCTCTGTGCAGGCCGGCAATAACTGGACCGAGCACAGCTTCACCTTCACGGCCCGCGACACCCTCCCCAACCACAGCCGCTTCAGCTTCAACTGCCAGAACAGCCTGGGCAGTGTCTGGCTGGCGGATATCAGCCTGCGTCCCGGTGGAATCCGGGGCCTGGGCGAGGACCAGTCGCTTGAAGCGGGCAACGTCGCCTTCTCCAGCCGCAGCAGCACCGCCCGAGCCTGGGAAGACTGGCTGGCGTTCTTCGTCAAGCTCGAGCAGGATTACACCCGGCCATTTCACCGGATGCTCAAGGACGAACTGGGCCTGAAGGCGCTGGTGGTGGATACCCAGGCATCCTACGGCGGCATCGGTGGCGTCTGGCGCGAATCTCGCCTGGACTACGTGGACACGCACTCCTACTGGCAGCATCCCAGCTTTCCAGGGCGGCCCTGGGACCCGGGCAACTGGAGCATCGGCAATACATCCATGGCCGCGGCGGCGGGCAGGGATACGCTGACCGCTCTCGCCCGGCACCGTGTGGCAGGCCTGCCTTTCACGGTGAGCGAGTACAACCACCCGGCGCCCGGCGACTACCGGGCCGAATGCATGCCAATGCTCGCGGCCTTCGCGGGCCTGCAGGACTGGGACGGCATCTTCGAGTTCGACTACGGCAGGACTCCGACCCAGTGGGAAGATGCGAGGATCAACGGCTATTTCCAGATGGTCACCGACCCCGCGAAGCTCGCCTGGTTCCCCATCGCTGCCAATCTCTTCAGGCGCGGGGATGTCAGTGCGGCCCGCGAGGAGATCCGGCTGCGGGTGCCGGAAAATCAGATCGTGACGCTGCTTGCGAAGCACGGCAACAGCGCGGGTTCCGTTTGGGACGCAGCAGGGGTGCCAAGGATCGCATCCATCCGCCATCGTCTTGCCGTGGAGTTCGTCCCCGATGGCGAGGTCTCGGCCCCAAAGGTGAGCCTCCCACAGGACACCGCAAGCATCCAGTCGGATACCGGCGAGATCACCTGGGCGTCGGAACCCCGGGAAGACATTCCCTTCCGGGTCGAGACGGAACGGACCTGCGCAATCATAGGCTCAGTGGCCGGGACCACGCTCAATCTCAGGCCGGGCGTGGAGATCGCCCTGGGGGACACATCAAACGGCTGGGCGGCGGTGGGCCTGACCAGTATGGACGGCAAGTCGCTTGCAGAGTCCGGCCGCATGCTGCTGGTGCTCATGAGCCGCGTGGAGAACCAGGGCATGGTGTGGGACGAAGCGCGCCGCACCGTGGGCCGCAACTGGGGCAAAGGGCCGACTGTTGCCGAGCCAGTCCCCGCGACGCTGCGTTTCGCAGACGGCGGCCTGGTTGCCTACGCGCTGGATGGTTCGGGAACGAGGGGCCGCCGCGTCGAGGCAGCCAACGGCGCCCTGGTCCTCGGGGCCGACTGCCGGACTGTGTGGTATGAGCTCGTGCGGGAGTGA